In Rhodococcus pseudokoreensis, the DNA window ACACGAGGCACACGTACCCTCCATGCACGACGAGAGGACCGGAACACCCGACTGTTCGACGGCATCGAGAATGCTCTGACCGGGATTCACGGTGATTGTCTTCCCAGACTGCACCAGTTCTACTTCGAACGCAGTCTCGGCTGCGTGCTCGTCGATGGCTCGCGGGGAGAATCGTTCCACACACAGAGAATCCGAAGGCCAGGTCGGCCGGCACCGGTCCTCGACCGCGGAGAGAAGCGGTTCGGGTCCACAACAGTAGACCAAGGTCTCGGGATCGGGATCTGCCAGTGCTGAATCGAGATCGATGAACCCGACCTCGTCCTGCGGGTAGAGATGAACTCCGGCGTGGTCGACTTCCAGCAGCTGATCGACGAAAGCCATCGACTGGCGTGAGCGGCCACCGTAGTGAATCGCCCATCGGGCGCCCGATTTCGCCGCAGCGGAAATCATCGGCAGCATCGGAGTGATACCGATCCCGCCCGCAATGAAGACGTAGTTACGTGACGGCCGGAGTGGGAACAGGTTGCGTGGCCCCCGTGCCGTCACGAATGACTTCTCCTGCAGTTCATCGTGAATTCGCTGCGACCCGCCCCGGCCCGAGACGTCCCGGAGCACCGCGATTTTCCAACAGCTACGGTCGGCGGGATCTCCGCACAGCGAATACTGGCGAACCATGGATTCCGACAGGATCAACTCGATGTGCGATCCGGGTTCCCACGCCGGAAGATCCGATCCGTCTTCGTTTCGCAACTCGAGTTGGATGATTTCCTCGGTGAGGGCCGTCCGTCGTTCGACCACGAGTCTCACTTCGGTTTCGTTGAACGAATTGCGCACTGTGAAGCCTGCCTTCCTCGAATCGATCGGACACCGTGATCAATCCGTGTGCACCACAATGGCTCCGGATGGACAGATGCGTTCCGATTCGATCACCCCCTCTTGCTCGCCGGGGAGTACATTCTCCCGATGAACGAACACCAGACCGTCGTCGTCGTTCTGATCGAAGATGCCCGGCTCACGCCCGACGCAGAGTCCCGCCGCAATACACTTCGTGTTATCTACCGACACCCGAATCACAACCGCTCCTTGCCATCGAACTACCTCACGGGCTCACCCGGCAGGTGAAGCCCGCACCATGAGTTGTCTGTTTGATTCGCTCGTTACCAGGTCACCGGGAATTCGTGGACCCCGTAGAACGCTGAATCGTCCTTGAATCTGAGCTGTTCGATCGGCTGTGCCGACCGGAGACCGGGAAGGACGTCGAACACGGCCTCGAGCACAACTTCCAGTTCCATACGCGCGAGAGCCTGTCCGAGGCACTGATGAACTCCGTACCCGAAGGCCATGTGCTGGCGGGCTTCCGGTCGGCCGACATCGAGTACTTCCGGATTCGGGAAGACGGACTCGTCCCAGTTCGCCGCGGACACCGCCGCAATGAAGCCGTCGCCCGCCGGAATCGTTCGACCACCGACCTCGATGTCTTCGAGCGCCAGGCGCATCGCATTGCTGTGCGTGACCGACGTGATGCGGAGAAGTTCCTCGATGGCGTTGGTGACGGTGACCTCTCCGGACGTGATTCGCGCCAACTGGTCCGGATTCTCGAGGAGTGCCATCGTTCCCAGGGTGATCACGTTGGCGGTGGTTTCATGGCCGCCGAGAAGGAGGAGATTTGCGTCCATCAACGCATCTTCGCGGGTCAGATCACCATTGGTCACATGGTCCGCCAAGAAGGTCATCACGTCGTCGCGGGGGTCGGCCGTGCGCGCGTCGAGCAGTCCGCCCAGGTAGTCGAGCAGTTGGTCGGTAGCCTCCGTGATTTCGGTGGGGGTCGCTGTTCGCGAGATCCGTACCGCACTCTTCTCCTGGAAGAATTCGTGATCCCGGTAGGGGACGCCGAGTAGTTCGCATGCGACTGTCGACGGCACGACCAGGGAGAACTCGGCGAAGAAGTCGACAGGCGGAGTCTTGGTGACCAGGTTCTCCAGGAGTTCCCGTACCAACTTCGTCACCGTCGGCCGCAGCGCCTCGATCCGATGAACGGTGAAGAAGGGGATCAGGAGTCGGCGTCGTCGGCTGTGCTCTGGTCCGTCCATCCGTTGCAGGGATTCGTCCTGCAATTTGGCTGCCTGATCGGACGCGGACAGGAAGGGAAAGTTGGGTCTCCTCGTCTGCGAACTGATCGAGGACGACCGCAGGATCGAACGGATGTCGTCGTAGCGCGTCAACAACCAGGCGGAACGGCCATCCCAAAGGCTCACCGGCGCAACCGGTTGGGTATCTCGCAGTTCGCGGTACTCGGCCGGCGCGGAGAACGGGCAAGTCCTGCGCATGGGGAAGTCGGGAGCAGGAACAGGTGACGCCATGGGTTACCTCCACAGATCAGGGGTTTGTGACGACGGTCTCACTGATCCTGGTGTCGGCGCCGGGCAGCGTCAAGGAACTTCTCCGGCCCAGCGGCTATCGCCGCGATAGCCGTTTCTTGCTTGCGTGGCGGCGGTGGGAACCGCTGCCGCCCAAATGATCCTGTTCGACAAGGTCCCGCGTAGCCCTGTCGGTTCGCGTGGACGCCCTGGTCAGTTGCGGATCATGGCCAGCGCCGTGCGCAGCCCGCGCCGCTTACCGGTCGCAGGGTCGACTCCGAACACTTCCTTCATCCCACCCCGGATGCGGAAGCGCAGTTCGGACGCCGTCTCCGGTGCGTCGTCCGCGGACGCCGACAGGAAGCGGTTGGGCAGGGCGAGCTTGAGGATGGTGCGCAGGGTGAGTCCGTACTGGTGGGGGAGGGAACCCGTCGTATACGGGAGGTCGTACTTGTCGCACAGTGCCCGCATTTTCACGCCGATCTCGGCGTAGCGGTTGCTGGGGAGATCCGGGAACGCGTGATGCTCGATCTGGTAGCAGAGGTTGCCGCTCATGAACGCGAGCACCGGGCCCGCGTGGAAGTTCGCCGAGCCCAGCATCTGGCGCAGATACCACTCGGCCTTGGTCTCCTGGTCGAACTCCTCCTCGGTGAACTTCTCGGCGCCGTCCGGGAAGTGGCCGCAGAAAATGACACCGTAGGCCCACAGATTCCGGATCACGTTGGCGGTGATGTTCGACGTCAGCGTGCTCTTCCATGCCGGGCCGGTGAGCGCCGGGAACACCACGTAGTCCTTGCCGACCTGCCGCGCGATCTTCCGTCCCACCTCCTTCGCGTTGCGGAGGGTTTCGGCGCGGTCGTAATCGCCGCGCCGGATACTCTCCACGTCCAGGTGGTGCAGCGCGACACCCCACTCGAACAGCAACGCCAGCAGGACGTTGTAGAACGGCTGCGCCAGGTACACCGGCGACCACTTCTGGTCGCGGGTCATCCGCAGAATCCCGTAGCCGACGTCGCTGTCGAGTCCCACGATGTTGGTGAACTTGTGGTGCACGTAGTTGTGCGAGTGCTTCCACCCCGAGGACGGGCACGTGTTGTCCCACTCCCAGTTCGACGAGTGGATCTCGGGATCGTTCATCCAATCCCACTGGCCGTGAATGACATTGTGGCCGAGTTCCATGTTCTCGATGATCTTCGCCGCACCCAACAGGGCGGTCCCCAGGAGCCACGCCGGTCTCTTCCGGCTGCCGAACAGGACGACCCGGCCCGCAATCGCCAGCGACCGCTGCAGCTTGATCGCCCGGTCGATGTACCGCGCGTCGCGGGCGCCGCGGGACTCCTCGATGTCGGCCCGGATCGCATCGAGTTCCGCGCCCAGCGCCTCCACGTCCGCCTCGGTGAGGTGGCTGTACTCCTTGATATCGGTGATGGCCATCTCGTCTCGATACCCGGTTCATGCCATTCCCAATCCGCGTATCCGCCGAACCGATGCACAACCGTGTTGTGGTCATGCGTCCGTGTCGAGGCGTCCGCTATTCTCACCACGGTCGCCGAGCGTTTCGGTGGCCCGGGTCCAGGGGTGGCCTCGATGCAGACAACAGGGGGAAAGTCGATGTCAGAGGGCGATATGACGTGGCCGGACAGTGTCATCGGTTCACTGGACGGGACCGGTGTGCCGCGACCTCCGCTGGCGAGCGTCCCAGGATTGCCGCCGCTGCTCGGCGGACCGGACGTCACGGTCGTCAAGGTCGACCCCGACATGCTCCGTGCGATGTCCGGTTCGCTCGCCGCCATCGCCCGTGAGGTCGAGGCGCTGGGCGGCCGGCGGAGCTTCGACGACGCCGGCCGGGCTGTCGAGGGATCCGACACCGCCGCCGCGTGCCGGGACGCCGGCGACATCCTCGCGTCCGCGCTCGGAGTCGCAGCCAGTCGCATCGACGAGATGGCGTTCATCGCGGGCGACGGGGCCGAGAACTACGACGTCACCGACACGACGTTCGCTTCGCAGCTGTCGGCGATGGGAGAGCTGTGATTCCGCGTCGGTCGCAATTGCACGTCTGGAACCCACGGGACCTGACGTTGGCAGGTGAGGAAATCGGTCGGACCGCCGAAGACACGCGAAGCCGGGCCGAGGACGTCTATCGGGTGGTTGCGGATCTGGGCCTCCACGACGACTGGCGCGGTCCGTCGCAGGCCGCCGCCGAGCAGCGGGCGAACACCGAGCGGACGGAATTCCGTCGGCTCGCAGACGATCTGGAAGATCTGTCGACTGCGCTGGTGGGAGGGGCCGATCGTCTCGGTCATGCGCGGGACTACGTCGCCACCGTCATCGACAAGGCCGCGACCGACGGATTCACCGTCTCCGACGACTGGCAGATCGTCAGTCAGCCGAGGACGATGAGTGACGCCGAAGCCGCCGAGCACGCCGACCTGATGGAGTACTGGCGCAGCCAGCTCGATGGTGCACTGACGGAACTCGACAACGCCGATCGGGACATGGCGACGGCGATCCGGGACGCCCTCGGGGCCGTCGCGGCGAGTGCCCCCGCGTCGGCGGGCCTGTCGGGGCACGAGGGCACCGCACTGGGCGAGCAGGTCGCGCGGGGCGGCCCTGACATTCCGCAGGACGTCCGTGACCGCGTTGCCCGGGAGATCGCGGCCGCCGGGCTCACCCCCGAACAGGTGAGGACGCTGGCCGACGGCGGCAAGGTCACCGACGTTCCGCAGGGAACGATGGATTTCCTCCAGCAGTTCTACACCGCAGCCGGCAAGGACGGCTTCCTTGCACTGTCCGAGCAGTACAGCGAGAACGGTCGCACCGAGGCCGCGAGCGCGCTGTCCAACGGCCTCGCCGTCGTGTCGAACTACAACGTCGGCAGCGCAGCCGGTGACGTCGGCGGACAGAGTCACATCCCGGAAAGCCTTCGTGGGCTGTTCGAGGGGCCGGTGACGTCGACCGGCAACCTCACGAAGGGCGCGCACGACGCCCCGCAGCCGTCGACGGTCGTGAACAACGGCCACGACCTGGCACGATTCACCAAGGCGTTCGGACTGGCGGATCCTGCTGTCCAGCAGGGCAGCGAGCTGAGCGAGAATCTCCTCTCCCGTGCCGGCGAGATCGCGTCGGCCACCAACGACAAGAGTCTGCTGATCGGCGACTCCTTCGACCACAACGTTCTGGGCCGCGACGGCGTCGACACACTCCTGCAGGACATGGTCGGGGTCGGTGGCCGCGACCACGTCGCCGTCCACAACATCCTGTCCGGTGAAGGCATGCCGACCGATTACAACCGCGACGACGTCGTCATGCCGCTGCTCCAGCGCGATTGGGCCGAGGGCGGCGAACAGAACGTCGCCGGGATGTTCGACTGGATCGCCGACGACGCCAGACCCGCCGACCCGTCGGACCCCGGAGAGATATACCGGTCGCAACAAGCCGGTGAATCGGCCTTCGGGCTGGCACAGATCCTCGCGGCCAAAGACGCCGAACTGCTCGACATCCCCGGGATGAAAGGCCAGGCCATCGGCGAGGTGAACCCCGAAATCACACAGGCTCTGGGCACATCACTCGCACCCTACATCGGCAATATGGTGGGCGTGCCCGGAGACTTCGCAGGCACTTCCGGCTTCGCCAGCCCGACCGGCGGAGAGTTCGGGCTCGAAAACGCTCCCCGCCTGTTTTCGGTGATCGACTCCAACGCCGACGCGGCGGGCTACTTCAACGCACAGGCATTCGGTATGTCGGCTCAGCTCGAGCAAGCGTGGGCGTTGGAAGGTCGCACTCTGCAGATGCCGCACTACGAGTACGGTTCTTGGGCAGGCAGTATTCAAGGTGTGGTCGACAAGGGGTTCGATCTCGAATTCGCGGACCGCGCAGGGGACGAATCATCGAATAACACAGCCGGTTTCGAGAGCAAGGGTATCGCATACGACACGATCAGAACTGTGGTCAGCAAGGGTGTTGAATTCATCCCTGGTGCCGGGCCGATCATTTCGAGCGGAATCGATCTCGGTGATCCGGCTTTCAAGAGTGCGGTTATGGGTGCTGTGCCCGACGGGACAGTCCAGCCGAACACGCAGTTCGGAGAGGATTCGCTACTTGCAAAGCAGTACTACCAGATTGCACTCGGTCTTCAAGCGGCGAATGGCGGCTCGCTTGAGCCCTATATTGGTCTCGAGG includes these proteins:
- a CDS encoding cytochrome P450 codes for the protein MSLWDGRSAWLLTRYDDIRSILRSSSISSQTRRPNFPFLSASDQAAKLQDESLQRMDGPEHSRRRRLLIPFFTVHRIEALRPTVTKLVRELLENLVTKTPPVDFFAEFSLVVPSTVACELLGVPYRDHEFFQEKSAVRISRTATPTEITEATDQLLDYLGGLLDARTADPRDDVMTFLADHVTNGDLTREDALMDANLLLLGGHETTANVITLGTMALLENPDQLARITSGEVTVTNAIEELLRITSVTHSNAMRLALEDIEVGGRTIPAGDGFIAAVSAANWDESVFPNPEVLDVGRPEARQHMAFGYGVHQCLGQALARMELEVVLEAVFDVLPGLRSAQPIEQLRFKDDSAFYGVHEFPVTW
- a CDS encoding ferredoxin gives rise to the protein MIRVSVDNTKCIAAGLCVGREPGIFDQNDDDGLVFVHRENVLPGEQEGVIESERICPSGAIVVHTD
- a CDS encoding fatty acid desaturase family protein gives rise to the protein MAITDIKEYSHLTEADVEALGAELDAIRADIEESRGARDARYIDRAIKLQRSLAIAGRVVLFGSRKRPAWLLGTALLGAAKIIENMELGHNVIHGQWDWMNDPEIHSSNWEWDNTCPSSGWKHSHNYVHHKFTNIVGLDSDVGYGILRMTRDQKWSPVYLAQPFYNVLLALLFEWGVALHHLDVESIRRGDYDRAETLRNAKEVGRKIARQVGKDYVVFPALTGPAWKSTLTSNITANVIRNLWAYGVIFCGHFPDGAEKFTEEEFDQETKAEWYLRQMLGSANFHAGPVLAFMSGNLCYQIEHHAFPDLPSNRYAEIGVKMRALCDKYDLPYTTGSLPHQYGLTLRTILKLALPNRFLSASADDAPETASELRFRIRGGMKEVFGVDPATGKRRGLRTALAMIRN
- a CDS encoding PDR/VanB family oxidoreductase, whose protein sequence is MRLVVERRTALTEEIIQLELRNEDGSDLPAWEPGSHIELILSESMVRQYSLCGDPADRSCWKIAVLRDVSGRGGSQRIHDELQEKSFVTARGPRNLFPLRPSRNYVFIAGGIGITPMLPMISAAAKSGARWAIHYGGRSRQSMAFVDQLLEVDHAGVHLYPQDEVGFIDLDSALADPDPETLVYCCGPEPLLSAVEDRCRPTWPSDSLCVERFSPRAIDEHAAETAFEVELVQSGKTITVNPGQSILDAVEQSGVPVLSSCMEGTCASCEVAVLDGVPDHRDSVLDERERETGKTMMICVSRATSTRLAIDL